In Osmerus mordax isolate fOsmMor3 chromosome 24, fOsmMor3.pri, whole genome shotgun sequence, the following are encoded in one genomic region:
- the mrps30 gene encoding 39S ribosomal protein S30, mitochondrial, protein MATRTRLPLQSVFYKNGLLFRSGRLVHTKTDIQQPAYPPIVPSLTAKSKSAKKRQLEEHVNKVCTASDVQEKLTLLTKIQRKKYVLHPQTFALNSDKWYQHFTKTAYLPGLPDTFSIVTESKDESAPDALPSVPSPSATIDENAYADIRLHFINAILQENWYMKKPRHFTYREQEHNVAPFLRNLMSGLTYALAKHNPVLQCSSLDLDPQVNFYWLRGQRTIPRGHRRGRVEPIRFQIDDKPHSQIRVHQQLPEFIPLEASNTADVPEVKFAPDLLPMFRRQYDNHIFTGAKVPDPACYGHTQFHLVPDRYRRDNMIKRNLEDQIEVFLRANAIASLFAWTGAQAMYQGFWSYQDVTRPFVSQAVITDGQYFSFFCYQLNTLAVSAETDSGNPRKNVLWGTTSMRLYESVQDGAVVGLDDSVLKLLVQFLMNKP, encoded by the exons ATGGCGACCCGCACGCGATTGCCCTTGCAGTCAGTATTTTATAAAAATGGATTATTGTTCAGAAGCGGACGACTTGTTCATACTAAGACAGACATACAGCAGCCAGCATACCCTCCCATAGTACCTTCTCTTACTGCTAAAAGCAAGTCTGCGAAGAAGCGCCAGTTAGAAGAGCACGTCAACAAAGTGTGTACTGCCAGTGATGTACAGGAGAAATTGACACTACTTACTAAAATACAGCGAAAGAAGTACGTGTTGCATCCGCAGACATTCGCTTTGAATTCCGATAAGTGGTACCAGCATTTCACTAAGACCGCATACCTACCTGGCTTACCGGATACATTCTCAATCGTTACCGAGAGCAAAGATGAATCGGCCCCTGACGCTCTGCCGAGTGTTCCATCACCATCAGCCACCATTGATGAGAATGCATATGCAGACATACGATTGCATTTTATCAATGCTATTTTGCAAGAGAACTGGTACATGAAGAAACCCAGGCATTTCACGTATAGAGAACAAGAGCATAACGTGGCCCCTTTCCTGAGGAACCTGATGTCTGGACTCACCTACGCACTGGCAAAGCACAACCCTGTTCTTCAGTGTTCAAGCCTAG ACCTGGACCCTCAGGTCAACTTCTACTGGCTAAGAGGGCAGAGGACCATCCCTAGGGGACACCGGAGAGGCAGAGTGGAGCCCATCAGATTTCAGATTGATGACAAACCACATAGTCAAATTAGGGTACATCAACAGCTTCCAGAG TTCATCCCACTTGAGGCATCAAACACAGCAGATGTCCCAGAAGTCAAGTTTGCTCCTGACCTGCTGCCCATGTTCAGACGGCAGTACGACAACCACATCTTCACAG GTGCCAAGGTCCCTGACCCGGCCTGCTATGGACACACCCAGTTCCACCTGGTCCCGGACCGGTACCGGCGAGACAACATGATCAAACGTAACTTGGAGGACCAAATCGAGGTCTTCCTGAGGGCCAATGCCATTGCCAGTCTCTTTGCATGGACTGGGGCCCAGGCCATGTATCAAG GTTTCTGGAGCTACCAGGATGTGACCAGGCCCTTCGTGTCCCAGGCTGTGATCACAGACGGACAATACTTTTCGTTCTTCTGCTACCAGTTGAACACACTGGCCGTGTCCGCGGAGACTGACTCAGGGAACCCCAGGAAGAACGTTCTCTGGGGGACAACGAGCATGCGTCTGTATGAATCTGTCCAAGATGGGGCTGTGGTCGGCCTGGACGACTCTGTGCTGAAACTGCTGGTTCAGTTTTTGATGAACAAGCCGTGA
- the cplx4b gene encoding complexin-4b, protein MSTEGMSREEAEEYQKQLVDEKMERDAEFLVKKAERATLRTCLRDKYRLPKSEQDDNMIQLAGDDIDVPDELLKMVEDDVAEEEQNDSLLGQMQNLQNMDMDQIKEKASAMATEMKTKAEEKCSVM, encoded by the exons atgTCGACCGAGGGGATGTCAcgagaggaggctgaggagtacCAGAAACAGCTGGTGGACGAAAA gatggagagagatgctgAGTTCCTGGTAAAGAAGGCTGAGAGGGCAACCTTGCGGACCTGCCTCAGAGATAAATACAGACTGCCAAAG AGTGAACAAGACGACAATATGATCCAGTTGGCGGGAGATGACATCGACGTCCCCGATGAGCTCCTCAAGATGGTGGAAGATGATGTGGCGGAGGAAGAGCAAAACGACTCCCTCCTGGGGCAGATGCAGAACCTGCAGAACATGGACATGGACCAGATCAAGGAGAAGGCCTCCGCCATGGCCACGGAGATGAAGACCAAGGCGGAGGAGAAGTGCTCTGTCATGTGA
- the emb gene encoding embigin, translated as MSSTWIHSLRIILILLSRGIDTTETPPPLVPDDSPALLEKSVVLKGDSHVENVELLEPTKVKLDCTWTGNKTKLPNITGYWKKDGIEIANTQVRVQLENEQYNLKKVFSINKDNLGDYSCVFVGSQDVAKIDFHLAAPKMSDMRDKPVVSYVGDSVVIDCKSKKPPVYWLWYKVNGTEKELIDTGANASRHGMHVNAEGYHSKLTVLLVNESDAGIYSCSAVFHIGASEGHVELRVITFIEPLKPFLAILVEVVVLVFLILLCEKRNSRKQNHSGNENQSAQTSKLAQGENGMEESSTIRQRKM; from the exons ATGTCATCTACCTGGATCCACTCCCTCCGGATCATCCTGATCCTCCTCTCCAGAGGCATCGACACAA CTGAAACACCACCTCCGTTGGTCCCAGATGACTCACCGGCACTGCTTGAAAAGAGTGTGGTCCTTAAGG GTGACAGTCATGTTGAAAATGTTGAACTTTTGGAACCCACCAAGGTAAAATTAGACTGTACCTGGACGGGTAACAAAACCAAATTGCCCAACATTACTGGGTATTGGAAAAAAGATGGGATTGAAATTGCTAACACTCAAGTCAGAGTACAATTGGAAAATGAGCAGTATAATCTCAAAAAAGT GTTCAGCATTAATAAAGATAACCTGGGGGATTACTCCTGTGTCTTTGTCGGTTCACAAGATGTGGCGAAAATAGACTTCCATTTGGCAG CACCAAAGATGAGTGACATGAGAGACAAGCCAGTTGTGAGCTATGTTGGTGACTCTGTGGTGATTGATTGTAAATCAAAGAAACCTCCGGTCTATTGGCTCTGGTATAAAGTCAATGGGACCGAGAAA GAGCTTATTGACACGGGAGCTAACGCGTCGCGCCACGGGATGCATGTCAACGCCGAGGGGTATCATTCCAAACTGACGGTGCTGCTGGTGAACGAGTCTGATGCCGGGATCTACTCATGCAGCGCGGTCTTCCACATCGGCGCCAGCGAAGGCCACGTGGAGCTACGAGTGATCACCTTCATAGAGCCCCTCAAGCCCTTCCTGGCCATCCTGGTGGAGGTTGTCGTCTTGGTCTTCCTCATTCTACTGTGTGAGAAACGCAACTCGCGGAAGCAAAACCACTCAG GAAATGAAAATCAGAGTGCCCAAACCAGTAAGCT GGCACAAGGAGAAAATGGGATGGAAGAAAGTTCCACAATAAGACAAAGAAAGATGTAA